The genomic DNA ACCGGCGAGCTCGATGCGCGCCCCTTCGGCCGCAACCAGTTGGTGCTGGTGGTGCCCGCCGCGCACCATCTGGCGGGTGCGCCCTCGGTGGCCTTTGCCGACACGCTCGACGAGCAGCACGTGGGCCTGCACCACGGCAGCGCCATCCACCGCTTTTTGCAGCGCCGGGCCGAACTGGCCGGCCGCGGCTTCAACCCGCGCATCCAGGTCAGCAGCTTCGAGGCGATCTGCCTGATGATCGAGGCGGGCGTGGGGGTGGGTGTGCTGCCGGCCTCGTCGGCGCAGCGGCTGTCGCTGGCGATGCGCATCGCGACCGTGGCGCTCAGCGATGCCTGGGCCGAGCGCGAGCTCAAGCTCATCGCGCGCAGCCGCGAGCAGCTGCCGGCCTCGGCGCGCGAGCTGTTCGACCATCTCGTCATGTCCTGAAGAAGAAGGCGCGCAGGCCATGTCCGCCGACCTGAAGTCGCTGCGCCTGTTCGTGGCCGTGGCCGACCACGGCAGCATCAGCGAAGGCGCCAAGCGCTGCCACATCGCGCTCGCGGCCGCGAGCAAGCGCATCTCCGACCTCGAGGCCCGCGCGCGGCTGCCGCTGCTGGTGCGCCATGCGCGCGGCGTCACGCTCACTTCGGCGGGCCATGGCCTGCTGCTGCATGCGCGCGCCGTGCTTTCGGCCATGGACCGGCTGGGCGCCGAGCTCGACGATTTCCAGAACGGTGTGGCGGGCGTGGTCAGCATCACGGCCAACGCCTCCACCATCGCGCAGTTCCTGCCCGCGCAGATCGGCTCCTTCCTGCGGCTGCATCCGGTGCTCAAGATCGACCTGCAGGAGCGCGCCAGCACCGAGGTCGTGAAGGCTGTGCAGGCCGGTCTGGCCGACATCGGCGTGATCGAGGGCCACACGCCCGCCGAAATGCTCGAATGCCTGCCCTACCGCAGCGATGAACTGGCCGTGGTGGTGGCGCGCGACCATCCGCTGGCCAGGCGCAAGCGCATCGGCGTGGACGAGGTGCTGCGGCACGACCATATCGTGGTGCGCGAAGGCACGGCGCTGCACCGCGTGCTGCTGAACGCGGCGCTGGAGGCGCAGGCGCCGCTCAAGGTGCGCATGCAGGTGGGCAGCTTCGACATGGTGTGCCGCATGGTGGAGCAGGGCGTGGGCATCGGCGTGCTGCCCTACGCGGCCATCCTGCCGCAGCTGCAGATACTGAAGCTGCGCTGCCTCAAGCTCGATGCGCCGTGGGCGGTGCGCCGCCACCTGCTGTGCGTGCGGCGGCAGCAGGACCTGACCGCGGCCGCGCGCTCGGTGCTGGAGCACCTCGGCCGGCCGGACTGAACCCTGAGCCTTCGCGCCGCGCGAAGCCTCGCGCCCGCCAAAAACGAATTGTTCTCCGCAGCCTGCGCACCAAGAATCGTGCAGCCGAAGCAAGGCAAAAGGAGACATTCTTGAAGATCATCCGCGTCAGCGCCACGCCGCTGAACATTCCCGTCACCATCGATGTGCTGGGGCTCAACCAGCAGACCTCGCTCTCGCTCTGCCTGACAGAGATCGAGACCGACACCGGCCTTGTCGGCCATGGCATGACGGCCATCACCGAAGAAGAAATCATCGCCGCCGCCGTGCGCGAGGTGGCCGGCCCGGCGCTCATTGGCGAAGACCCGATGGCCACCGAGCGCCTGTGGGAGAAGCTCTACTGGCTGCTCTCGCCGCGCGGCCAGACCGGCTATGCGAGCCACGCCATGGCCGCGCTCGACATCGCGCTGTGGGACCTGAAGGCCAGGGCGCTCGGCCAGCCGCTGTGGCGCCTGCTGGGTGGTGCGCGTTCCAAGGTGCCGGTCTATGCGACCTTCGGCTTCGGCTTCTTCGAGCGCGACCAGCTCGCCGCCGCCGCCAGGCTCTGGGTCTCGCAGGGCTTCCGGCGCCTGAAGATGACCGTCGGCGGCCATGCGCTCGCGCGGCGCGACGAGCCGCGGCCCATCGACGAGGTCATCGCCGAGGACGTGCGCCGCGTGGCTGCCGTGCGCGAGGCGGTCGGCCCCGACGTGAAGCTGTACGTCGATGCCAACTGCGGCCTCGACCTGTTCCATGCGACCGAGCTCGCGCGCCGCATCGAGCCCTACGGCATCAGCTTCTTCGAGGAGCCGCTCACGCAGAACGACGTGCGGCAGATGGCCCAGCTGCGCGCGCGCACCAGCATTCCGCTGGCCTGCGGGCAGAACGAAGGGCTGGCCTTCCGCTTCCGCGACCTGCTGGTGAACCAGGCGGCCGACGTGCTGCAGCCCAACGTGACCATCTCGGGCGGCTACACCCAGTGCCTGAAGATCGCGGGCATGGCGCAGGCCTTCAACGTGCCGATCGACAACGGCGGCGCCTGGCCCTTCCACAACATGCACCTGCATGCGGGCGTGTCGAACGGCGGCATGGCCGAATACCACTACGTGGCCGTGCAGATGCTCAAGCAGGTCTTCGACGGCCTGCCGGTGCCGCAGGACGGCTGGCTGCAGCTGCCCGAGACGCCGGGCCTGGGCTTCGCGCCCAATGCGGATCGCGTGTGCGAGCTCGCGAAGCTGCCCACTTCGCGTGGCAAGGGCAAAGCCTAGGAATGGACGCCCCCCGAAGCGCCTTTGGCGCTCCCCCCACTGGGGGGCGCACCCGGCGGCCCGGCAAAGCCGGTTCCGCGGGTGCACTTGAAGGAGCCGCGCAGACGGCCGCTGATCGATGACCATTGGAGACACGATGAAAAAAGCTACAGACCTTGTTCGCCCTGCACGCCGCCAGGCGCTGCGTGCTGCCATGGCCCTGGGCCTTGCTGGCGCGCTCGCCGCGCCTGCCGCCTGGGCCCAGAAGTACCCCGACAAGCCGATCCGACTCGTGGTCGGCTATTCGGCCGGCGGCGGCGTCGACGCGGTCGCGCGCCTGCTGGGCACGCGCCTGTCGGCGGTGCTCGGCCAGCAGGTGATGGTCGACAACCGCACCGGCGCCGCCGGCCTGATCGCGGCCGAGTTCGTCGCCAAGGCCGCGCCCGACGGCTACACGCTCATGATGGGTGACAGCGCGCTGCTGATCGCCAAGCTGCTGCAGCCGAAGATCGGCCTCGATCCGCTCACCAGCTTCAAGCCGGTGGCGGGGGCTTTCGTCTCGCCGCTGATGATCGTCACCGGCAACGACTTTCCGGCCCGGACGCCGGCCGAGCTGGTGAAGGAGCTCAAGGCGAACCCGGCGCGCTATTCCTTCGCCACCTCGGGCGTCGGCACGGTGCAGCACCTGGGCTTCGAGATGCTGAAGCAATCGACCGGCAGCACCGTGGTGCATGTGCCCTACCGCGGTGCCGCGCAGATCGTGCCCGACGTGGTTGGCGGGCAGGTGCCGATCGGCGTGGTCAGCGCCACGGCCGGCATGGCGCAGGCCAAGGCGGGCAAGCTGCGTGCGGTCGCGCTCATGAACACCGCGAAGCTCGAGGGCGCGGAGTCGGTGCCGCCGCTCGCCGATGCGCTGCCGGGCTTCGACGTGGCGCCGCGCATCTTCGTGCTCGCGCCGGCCGGCACGCCCGACGAGATCGTCGGCAAGCTCTCGGCCGCGGTGAAGACCGTGCTCGATGCGCCCGAGGCCGGCGCCGCGGCGGCCGCGCAGGGCACGCTGCGCGCCTACGCCACGCCGGCGCAGCTCGGCAAGGACATGGCCGAGGAGACGAAGCGCTGGCAACGCATCATCGCCGAGCAGAACATCGTGGCGGAGGGCAAGTAGATGGCGCTGCCGCACCTGGGCCTGATCGTGCCGCCGGCCGCCGGCGCGGTGCCGGTGGACGGTCCGCTGCTCTACGGCGACCGCATCCGCTTCAGCGCGCTGGGGCTGGGCCTTGGCGAAATTTCCACGCGCGGGTACACCGAGGTGATCGACTCGGTGGTCGAGAAGGCGGTGGCGCTCAAGGCCGAGGGCGCTGTCGCGGTCTCGCTCATGGGCACCTCGCTGAGCTTCTTCCGCGGCGCCGCGTTCAACCGCCAGCTCGAAGTCGAGATGGCGCGCGCCACCGGACTGCCCTGCACGACCATGAGCAACGCCATCGTCGGCGCGCTGCGCCATCTGGGCGTGCGGCGCGTGGCGGTGGCCACGGCCTACATCGACGAGGTCAACGCCCATCTGCGGCGCTACCTCGAACAGAGCGGCTTCGAGCCGCTGGCGCTCGAGGGGCTGGCCATCTCCGACGTGCAGGCCGTGGGCCAGGTGCCCACACAGGTGCTGGTCGACCTGTGCCTGCGGGTGTTCGATGCGCAGCCCGGCGCGGACGGCATCCTCATTTCATGCGGCGGGCTGGTCACGCTCGATGCCGTGCGCGAAGTGGAAGCGCGGCTGCAGCTGCCCGTGGTGTCGAGTTCGCCTGCGGGTTTCTGGGACCTCGTGCGCACCGCGGGCCTTGATGCGCGCTCGCCCGGGCAGGGCCGGCTGTTCGCCTGAACGGCCTCAGCCGAGCCAGCGGCCCACGCGCGGCGCAGATTCCAGCTGCCAGATGCGCTGGCACAGCGCCTTCGCCTCGTCGGCGGTGGCGCCTTCGCCGTAGTGCGCGAGGCGCTGCATCTTGTCCTCGATCTCGGCGCGGCTCAGGCTGTTGCCCGGGTCGCCCTTGGGTTCGTCGACGCGGCCGGCCAGCGTGCGGCCGTTGCGCGTCTGCACGCTGACCTTGCCGATCCAGCGCGCGGGGTAGGCGCTGTCGACCTCGGCATCGAGTTCCATTTCCACCTTGTCGCGGAACGCGGCCACCTCGGGCGCGAGAAAGTCGCGGTCGAACTCGCCGAGCCCGGCGCGGCCATGTACCGCGATCAGGCCCAGCACCGTGCCCATCGAGAACTTGCCCTGGTGCACGGTGGCCGGCACCGTCACGCGGCCCAGTACGTCGATGGCGCCCTGGTGCACATGCGTGGTCACGCGGGCCACGTCGCCGTGCGCGAGCCGGTGCTGCGTCATCACCTGCAGCAGCGCATCGGCCGCGGGATGCGTGTGGCGGCAGGACGCGTGGTACTTGAACGAGGTTTCGGCCAGTGCCCAGCGCGTGCCAAGGCGGTCGGTGAGCCGTGCCGGGTCGGCATCGCTCGACATGCCCACGCCGAGGCCCTGCGCACCCTCGAGCACCTTTGCCGCGCCCGTGAAGCCGTCCTGCGCGAGGTAGGCCGACATCAATCCGCTGGCGGCCGCATGCGCGCAGTGCAGCTGCTTCGAATCGGCCGCATCGCGCAGGAACTCCCACACGCCGGCCGACTGCGTGCCGGCCGAACCGAAGGCGTGCAGCATCTGCGGCGGCGTGAGTTGGAGCAGGCGGCCCACGGCGGCAGCCGCAGCCAGCGTGCCCGCCGTCGCGGTGGTGTGAAAGGTCTTGTAGTGCGAGCGGCCCAGGAACTCGCCGACGCGGATGCCGACCTCGTAGCCCGCCACCACCGCCGTCAGCAACTGCGCACCGCTGGCCCCGATGCTCTGCGCCGCGGCCAGCGCGGGCGCGATGACCACGGCCGCGGGATGGAACACCGAGCCGTTGTGCACGTCGTCCTGCTCCACGTAGTGCGAGGCCGCGGCGTTGACCAGTGCGGCGAACAGCGGCGAAGTGGTGCGGCGCGAGGTGAGCATTTCGCTCGGCCCCTCGGCCGGCCCCATCATCTGCGCGAAGCGCTCGATGCTGCGCACCGGCCGCGCCGTGCGGGCCGCAAGCACCGAGCCCAGCCAGTCGAGCATCAGGTCTTCGGTACGGCGCAGCACAGGCGTGGGGATGTCGGCGAACTGAAGTTCGGCGGCGAAGGTGGCAAGCTCTCGGCTGGGATGATTCGATGAGGTCATGGAGTGCCTTCAGAACGAACGCGGCAAGCCGAGCATGTGTTCGGCGACATAGCTCAGGATGAGGTTGGTCGAGATCGGTGCCACCTGGTAGAGCCGCGTCTCGCGGAACTTGCGCTCGATGTCGTATTCGCAGGCAAAGCCGAAGCCGCCATGGAACTGCAGGCAGGCATTGGCCGCCTCCCAGCTGGCCTTGGCCGCCAGGTACTTCGCCATGTTGGCCTGCGCGCCGCAGGGCTCGCGCGCATCGAACAGGCGGCAGGCTTCATAGCGCATGAGGTTGGCGGCTTCTGTCTCGATGAAGGCCTCGGCAATCGGGAACTGCACACCCTGGTTCTGCCCGATGGGCCGGCCGAACACCACGCGCTCCTTGGTGTAGGCCGTCACCTTGTCGATGAACCAGTAGCCGTCGCCGATGCATTCGGCCGCGATCAGCGTGCGCTCCGCGTTGAGGCCGTCGAGGATGTACCTGAAGCCCTGGCCCTCTTCGCCGATCAGGTTCTCGGCCGGGATCTCGAGGTTCTCGAAGAACAGCTCGTTGGTCTCGTGGTTCACCATGTTCAGGATGGGCCGCACCGTCATGCCTTTGCCGATGGCCTCGCGCAGGTCGACGATGAAGATCGACATGCCCTCGGATTTCTTCTTCACGTCCGCCAGCGGCGTGGTGCGCGCCAGCAGGATCATCAGGTCGGAGTGCTGGATGCGCGAGATCCACACCTTCTGGCCATTGATGACGTAGCGGTCGCCCTTCTTCACGGCCGTGGTCTTGATCCTGGTGGTGTCGGTGCCGGTGCTGGGCTCGGTCACGCCCATGGACTGCAGGCGCAGCTCGCCGGTGGCGATGCGCGGCAGGTAGGCGCGCTTCTGCGCTTCGCTGCCGTGGCGCAGCAGCGTGCCCATGTTGTACATCTGGCCGTGGCAGGCGCCCGAGTTGCCGCCGCAGCGGTTGATCTCTTCCATGATCACCGAGGCTTCGGTGAGCCCGAGGCCGGAGCCGCCGTATTCCTGCGGAATGAGCGCGGCCATCCAGCCGGCCTTGGTGAGCGCGTCGACGAACTCGGCGGGGTAGCCGCGGGCCTCGTCGATCGTGCGGAAGTACTCGTTGGGAAACTGCGCGCACAGGTCGCGCACGGCATCGCGGATGTCGGGAAAGCGGGTGTCGTTATGGTTGTTCATGGGGGCTCAATCCTGGCGCGGGCCGCCGGCTTCCTTTTCCACGCGTTGCCAGATCTCGATGGCCATCGGGTCGTCGATCTCCTCCAGGATGTGGCCGACAAGGCCGATGGCGCGCGCCATCACGCCGAAGCCGCGGATGATCTTCCACGGAAAGCCGAACTCGGCGGCAATCGCGCCGATGGCGCCGGTCGCGTTGATCGGCAGCGACTTGCCCGACACGCGCTCGGCCTCTTCCTGCACGGCCTGCATCAGCGCGACGTAGTGGCTGGAGAGCCCGTTCTCGGCTGCGATCTGAAAGAGGCGCGGCGTGCGCGGATCGATCGGCTTGTGCAGTGGATGGCCCAGGCCCGGCACGATGATCTTGCGCGCGCGGTGGTCGGCCACGATGTCCTTCGCCATGTCGGCGAGCGGCCGCCCCGGCTTCTCGCCGAAGGGAATGGCCTCGTAGAGCATCTTCGCCGCGCCCTCGGTGCTGCCCACGAACACCGTGCCCAGCCCGCACAGGCCCGC from Variovorax sp. V93 includes the following:
- a CDS encoding tripartite tricarboxylate transporter substrate-binding protein → MKKATDLVRPARRQALRAAMALGLAGALAAPAAWAQKYPDKPIRLVVGYSAGGGVDAVARLLGTRLSAVLGQQVMVDNRTGAAGLIAAEFVAKAAPDGYTLMMGDSALLIAKLLQPKIGLDPLTSFKPVAGAFVSPLMIVTGNDFPARTPAELVKELKANPARYSFATSGVGTVQHLGFEMLKQSTGSTVVHVPYRGAAQIVPDVVGGQVPIGVVSATAGMAQAKAGKLRAVALMNTAKLEGAESVPPLADALPGFDVAPRIFVLAPAGTPDEIVGKLSAAVKTVLDAPEAGAAAAAQGTLRAYATPAQLGKDMAEETKRWQRIIAEQNIVAEGK
- a CDS encoding acyl-CoA dehydrogenase family protein → MNNHNDTRFPDIRDAVRDLCAQFPNEYFRTIDEARGYPAEFVDALTKAGWMAALIPQEYGGSGLGLTEASVIMEEINRCGGNSGACHGQMYNMGTLLRHGSEAQKRAYLPRIATGELRLQSMGVTEPSTGTDTTRIKTTAVKKGDRYVINGQKVWISRIQHSDLMILLARTTPLADVKKKSEGMSIFIVDLREAIGKGMTVRPILNMVNHETNELFFENLEIPAENLIGEEGQGFRYILDGLNAERTLIAAECIGDGYWFIDKVTAYTKERVVFGRPIGQNQGVQFPIAEAFIETEAANLMRYEACRLFDAREPCGAQANMAKYLAAKASWEAANACLQFHGGFGFACEYDIERKFRETRLYQVAPISTNLILSYVAEHMLGLPRSF
- a CDS encoding mandelate racemase/muconate lactonizing enzyme family protein is translated as MKIIRVSATPLNIPVTIDVLGLNQQTSLSLCLTEIETDTGLVGHGMTAITEEEIIAAAVREVAGPALIGEDPMATERLWEKLYWLLSPRGQTGYASHAMAALDIALWDLKARALGQPLWRLLGGARSKVPVYATFGFGFFERDQLAAAARLWVSQGFRRLKMTVGGHALARRDEPRPIDEVIAEDVRRVAAVREAVGPDVKLYVDANCGLDLFHATELARRIEPYGISFFEEPLTQNDVRQMAQLRARTSIPLACGQNEGLAFRFRDLLVNQAADVLQPNVTISGGYTQCLKIAGMAQAFNVPIDNGGAWPFHNMHLHAGVSNGGMAEYHYVAVQMLKQVFDGLPVPQDGWLQLPETPGLGFAPNADRVCELAKLPTSRGKGKA
- a CDS encoding arylmalonate decarboxylase is translated as MALPHLGLIVPPAAGAVPVDGPLLYGDRIRFSALGLGLGEISTRGYTEVIDSVVEKAVALKAEGAVAVSLMGTSLSFFRGAAFNRQLEVEMARATGLPCTTMSNAIVGALRHLGVRRVAVATAYIDEVNAHLRRYLEQSGFEPLALEGLAISDVQAVGQVPTQVLVDLCLRVFDAQPGADGILISCGGLVTLDAVREVEARLQLPVVSSSPAGFWDLVRTAGLDARSPGQGRLFA
- a CDS encoding LysR family transcriptional regulator, translated to MSADLKSLRLFVAVADHGSISEGAKRCHIALAAASKRISDLEARARLPLLVRHARGVTLTSAGHGLLLHARAVLSAMDRLGAELDDFQNGVAGVVSITANASTIAQFLPAQIGSFLRLHPVLKIDLQERASTEVVKAVQAGLADIGVIEGHTPAEMLECLPYRSDELAVVVARDHPLARRKRIGVDEVLRHDHIVVREGTALHRVLLNAALEAQAPLKVRMQVGSFDMVCRMVEQGVGIGVLPYAAILPQLQILKLRCLKLDAPWAVRRHLLCVRRQQDLTAAARSVLEHLGRPD
- a CDS encoding citryl-CoA lyase → MTTTKIKKSLHTALGHSTPDRITVRGRDLPSEILGHLNLGDMAFLELTGRIPTPQESVTFNAIVVTLVEHGVTPSALAARLTYAGAPEALQAAVAAGLCGLGTVFVGSTEGAAKMLYEAIPFGEKPGRPLADMAKDIVADHRARKIIVPGLGHPLHKPIDPRTPRLFQIAAENGLSSHYVALMQAVQEEAERVSGKSLPINATGAIGAIAAEFGFPWKIIRGFGVMARAIGLVGHILEEIDDPMAIEIWQRVEKEAGGPRQD
- a CDS encoding MmgE/PrpD family protein, translating into MTSSNHPSRELATFAAELQFADIPTPVLRRTEDLMLDWLGSVLAARTARPVRSIERFAQMMGPAEGPSEMLTSRRTTSPLFAALVNAAASHYVEQDDVHNGSVFHPAAVVIAPALAAAQSIGASGAQLLTAVVAGYEVGIRVGEFLGRSHYKTFHTTATAGTLAAAAAVGRLLQLTPPQMLHAFGSAGTQSAGVWEFLRDAADSKQLHCAHAAASGLMSAYLAQDGFTGAAKVLEGAQGLGVGMSSDADPARLTDRLGTRWALAETSFKYHASCRHTHPAADALLQVMTQHRLAHGDVARVTTHVHQGAIDVLGRVTVPATVHQGKFSMGTVLGLIAVHGRAGLGEFDRDFLAPEVAAFRDKVEMELDAEVDSAYPARWIGKVSVQTRNGRTLAGRVDEPKGDPGNSLSRAEIEDKMQRLAHYGEGATADEAKALCQRIWQLESAPRVGRWLG